The following are encoded in a window of Paenibacillus polymyxa genomic DNA:
- the spoVB gene encoding stage V sporulation protein B produces the protein MKKQTFIHGAIILLAAGIINRILGFIPRIALPRIIGPEGVGLYQQGYPFFIVLVTLITGGIPLAVAKLVAEAETAGQPEMSRRILHTSLRFTITLSLIAMVLCLVFAPWITSHLLTDSRVYYTFVSMSPMIVIVAVSSAYRGYFQGKQNMIPSASSSIAETVIRIFCVIWFAYLLLPHGVDYAAAGAMLGALAGEFIGMIVLLWQYVCNQRKDRILQPKSPVPSSEVHPEQSSVLSRLMSISVPVTAGRLVSSLSYLLESILCMRSLAVAGIATGVATAQYGAMQGMVIPVLLLPGVLTSSLAVSLVPSLSEAAAKGHITAIHKRLHQSLRLALVAGAPFAVIMYVLAEPLCLLLYNNGDIAGMLKLMAPFALFMYIQAPLQAALQALDRPGSALLNTFIGAVIKIVLIVWLASQPQYGIYGAVIAICINSAIVTLLHGFSVSRLLRFRVRLLDFWKTGIGMIIMAAAVLYTYRHLTMFNQMWLQFIFAAGLGIILYLFLMTLIKMIDWDNLTRIPILRRWFKA, from the coding sequence TTGAAAAAGCAGACTTTCATCCATGGAGCAATCATTTTATTGGCAGCGGGAATTATTAACCGGATACTTGGTTTTATTCCCCGAATCGCACTCCCGCGTATCATCGGCCCCGAAGGAGTTGGCTTGTACCAACAGGGGTATCCCTTTTTTATCGTTCTGGTGACGCTTATTACAGGAGGCATCCCTCTTGCGGTAGCCAAGCTTGTAGCCGAAGCTGAAACGGCTGGACAGCCCGAAATGTCGCGGCGTATTTTGCACACCAGCCTGCGCTTCACCATTACACTCAGTCTGATCGCCATGGTGCTCTGTCTTGTGTTCGCGCCTTGGATCACAAGCCATCTCCTGACCGACAGTCGCGTGTATTATACATTTGTGAGCATGAGCCCAATGATTGTCATTGTAGCTGTTTCTTCAGCTTATAGGGGCTATTTTCAGGGAAAGCAAAATATGATCCCTTCCGCCAGCTCCTCCATTGCGGAGACCGTTATACGCATTTTTTGCGTCATTTGGTTTGCTTACTTGTTACTTCCCCATGGGGTAGACTACGCTGCTGCAGGTGCCATGCTCGGTGCTCTGGCGGGCGAATTCATTGGCATGATTGTACTGCTATGGCAATACGTGTGTAACCAGCGAAAAGATCGCATCCTTCAGCCAAAGTCGCCTGTCCCCTCTTCTGAAGTTCATCCCGAGCAATCATCCGTTTTGTCACGTCTTATGTCTATATCCGTTCCCGTTACTGCTGGAAGGCTTGTCAGTTCCTTATCCTATTTGCTCGAATCTATCTTGTGCATGCGCAGCCTTGCCGTAGCAGGCATCGCAACTGGCGTGGCAACCGCACAGTATGGAGCCATGCAGGGCATGGTCATTCCTGTGTTATTACTACCTGGGGTTCTAACCAGTTCGCTAGCAGTTTCACTCGTTCCTTCGTTATCCGAAGCAGCAGCTAAGGGGCATATTACAGCCATTCACAAACGTCTACATCAATCGCTTCGGCTCGCTTTGGTTGCAGGAGCCCCATTTGCCGTTATCATGTATGTATTGGCAGAACCTCTGTGTCTGCTACTCTACAATAATGGCGATATTGCAGGCATGCTTAAGCTCATGGCACCTTTTGCTCTTTTTATGTACATTCAGGCCCCGCTTCAGGCAGCACTTCAGGCATTAGACCGTCCTGGAAGTGCCTTATTAAATACCTTTATCGGAGCCGTTATCAAAATTGTACTGATCGTCTGGCTTGCTTCCCAACCTCAGTATGGTATCTATGGAGCTGTCATCGCCATTTGTATTAATAGTGCCATTGTTACTCTCCTTCACGGCTTCAGTGTCAGCAGACTGCTTCGCTTCCGCGTACGTTTGCTCGATTTCTGGAAGACCGGGATAGGCATGATCATCATGGCAGCAGCAGTATTATATACCTACAGACATCTAACGATGTTCAACCAAATGTGGCTTCAGTTTATTTTTGCCGCAGGATTGGGAATTATACTGTACCTTTTCCTAATGACCTTGATCAAAATGATTGATTGGGACAACCTTACACGCATTCCAATCCTGAGAAGATGGTTTAAAGCATAA
- a CDS encoding DUF421 domain-containing protein, giving the protein MSHDIFAHIFRTLLMYFIVYLVMRLMGKREIGKLSVFDLVISIMIAEIAVFSLEDIKRPLYEGLIPLGVLLILQIGISFFSLKSRRLRLLFDGRPSVLYSNGQLNKDEMVKQRYNLDDLLLQLREQNIESLDEVEYVILETTGKLTVIGKDDNDGVEHEKMKQELNGTDLTNKEQQVNKVHPSPQIGGKFRYEGLPIPLIMDGKVLDRNLERMDMNRFWLKNQIQAKGHKDFKDVFLCSVNHRGDVYITPPAYGKSSD; this is encoded by the coding sequence TTGAGTCACGATATTTTTGCTCATATTTTTCGGACGCTGCTCATGTATTTTATTGTATATCTGGTGATGCGCTTGATGGGTAAACGGGAGATCGGCAAATTGTCTGTTTTCGATCTCGTCATATCCATTATGATTGCAGAAATTGCTGTATTCAGCCTGGAGGATATAAAACGTCCACTTTATGAAGGGTTGATTCCTTTAGGAGTGCTGTTAATTTTGCAAATAGGTATTTCATTTTTCAGTCTGAAAAGTCGGCGACTGCGCTTACTATTTGATGGTAGGCCCAGTGTATTGTACTCTAATGGACAATTAAACAAGGATGAAATGGTAAAACAACGTTATAATTTAGATGACTTGCTGTTACAACTTCGCGAACAAAATATAGAAAGTCTGGACGAAGTTGAATATGTTATTTTGGAAACGACAGGTAAGCTAACGGTTATAGGTAAGGATGATAATGATGGAGTGGAACACGAGAAAATGAAGCAGGAATTAAACGGAACAGATTTGACAAACAAAGAGCAACAGGTGAATAAAGTCCATCCTTCTCCACAAATCGGTGGAAAGTTTAGATATGAGGGACTGCCTATTCCATTAATCATGGATGGCAAAGTGCTGGATAGAAATTTGGAACGGATGGATATGAACCGTTTTTGGCTTAAGAATCAAATTCAAGCGAAGGGACACAAAGATTTTAAGGATGTTTTTTTATGCTCAGTTAACCATAGAGGTGATGTGTACATTACACCACCGGCCTATGGAAAATCTTCAGATTAG
- a CDS encoding TIGR04086 family membrane protein, giving the protein MELIRRWCSFRLAHPILSGLFYAFAWMLLGALILSLLLWLTQMQEQDLSLYTYIVHAFAMLSGGFVAGKRSTNKGWYQGGITGILYGLIVLLVGFLALDAGMNGKDLLHLGFAFVIGAGGGMFGINLNK; this is encoded by the coding sequence ATGGAGCTCATTCGCCGCTGGTGTTCGTTTCGTCTGGCCCATCCCATTTTATCTGGTTTATTTTATGCTTTTGCATGGATGCTGCTTGGCGCATTGATTCTTTCATTACTCTTGTGGCTGACACAGATGCAGGAACAGGACTTATCATTGTATACGTACATCGTCCATGCATTCGCCATGCTATCTGGCGGCTTCGTCGCCGGTAAAAGATCCACAAACAAAGGCTGGTATCAAGGCGGTATTACAGGCATCCTGTATGGACTAATCGTTCTTCTGGTCGGTTTTCTGGCATTGGATGCGGGCATGAACGGCAAGGACCTGTTACACTTAGGTTTCGCGTTTGTCATAGGCGCAGGTGGTGGGATGTTTGGCATTAATCTCAACAAGTAA
- the yajC gene encoding preprotein translocase subunit YajC: MFHFATAATAPGGTGGLFQMIWPLALMFVIFYFLLIRPNQKKQKQRQTMLQALKKGDKVITIGGLHGTIMEITDDVVVLRVNDVTKLTFDRSAISNAIAKDTASEEVVSKS, encoded by the coding sequence ATGTTTCATTTTGCTACAGCCGCTACTGCACCCGGTGGAACTGGCGGACTTTTCCAAATGATCTGGCCACTGGCTCTGATGTTTGTAATCTTCTATTTCTTGCTGATTCGCCCGAATCAGAAAAAACAAAAGCAGCGTCAAACGATGCTTCAAGCTTTGAAAAAGGGAGATAAAGTAATTACAATCGGAGGTCTTCACGGTACAATTATGGAGATTACGGATGATGTAGTAGTTTTGCGTGTGAATGATGTCACGAAGCTGACCTTTGACCGCAGTGCAATCAGCAACGCGATTGCAAAAGACACGGCATCTGAGGAAGTTGTTTCCAAATCGTAA